The following proteins come from a genomic window of Corallococcus sp. NCRR:
- a CDS encoding chemotaxis protein CheB, which translates to MQRHDIIVIGASMGGVEALTRLVGQLPKDLAACVLLVLHVPAQHRSYLPEILSRSGPLPAHHPEDGEPLSQGRIYVAPNDRHLLVEPDRVRVMKGPKENGHRPAVDPLFRSAASAHGPRVVGVVLTGALDCGTSGLMAVKREGGLAVVQDPRDALCPDMPRSVLEYVAVDHCVPLEDMGTLLTRLVEAPAAPRTRKRSRQVETEVKAMKVDIPSMDDPPAPMEYAKPSYYGCPDCGGVLFELEEGHLLRFRCRTGHAYTAQALAGSQQNQLDGALWAALRALEENASLARRMAAQARERGHDRSALRFEERARTAEAQVQLLRQAVLAGPSPDVASEAPEVSNKTEQTG; encoded by the coding sequence GTGCAACGCCACGACATCATCGTCATCGGCGCATCCATGGGCGGAGTGGAGGCCCTGACCCGCCTGGTGGGACAGCTGCCCAAGGACCTGGCCGCCTGCGTGCTGCTGGTGCTCCATGTGCCGGCCCAGCACCGCAGCTACCTGCCGGAGATCCTCTCCCGCTCCGGCCCGCTGCCCGCCCACCATCCCGAGGACGGAGAGCCGCTATCCCAGGGGCGCATCTACGTGGCGCCCAATGACAGACACCTGCTGGTGGAGCCGGACCGCGTGAGGGTGATGAAGGGCCCCAAGGAGAACGGGCACCGGCCCGCGGTGGATCCGCTGTTCCGCTCGGCCGCGAGCGCCCATGGCCCGCGCGTGGTGGGCGTGGTGCTGACCGGCGCGCTGGACTGCGGCACCAGCGGCCTCATGGCGGTGAAGCGGGAGGGCGGCTTGGCGGTGGTGCAGGACCCGCGCGACGCGCTCTGTCCGGACATGCCCCGGAGCGTGCTGGAGTACGTGGCGGTGGACCACTGCGTGCCCCTGGAGGACATGGGGACGCTGCTGACGCGGCTGGTGGAAGCGCCCGCCGCGCCGCGCACGCGCAAGCGGTCGCGGCAGGTGGAGACGGAGGTGAAGGCGATGAAGGTGGACATCCCCTCCATGGATGATCCGCCCGCGCCCATGGAGTACGCGAAGCCGTCCTATTACGGCTGCCCCGACTGCGGCGGCGTGCTCTTCGAATTGGAGGAGGGCCACCTCCTGCGCTTCCGCTGCCGCACGGGCCATGCGTACACGGCGCAGGCGCTGGCCGGCTCGCAGCAGAACCAACTGGACGGTGCGCTGTGGGCCGCGCTGCGCGCCCTGGAGGAGAACGCGTCCCTGGCGCGCCGGATGGCGGCGCAGGCCCGGGAGCGCGGCCATGACCGGTCCGCGCTGCGCTTCGAGGAGCGCGCCCGCACGGCCGAAGCCCAGGTGCAGCTGCTGCGCCAGGCGGTGCTCGCGGGGCCTTCGCCCGACGTGGCGTCCGAGGCCCCCGAGGTCTCCAACAAGACGGAGCAGACGGGCTGA
- a CDS encoding ribokinase produces MSPRIAVVGGVATDYLVHGRSFPEPGGSAEGDVFQEALGGKGANGAVAAVRLGARASLVARVGSDGRGLRQVAWLEREGVALEGVVPDAEAPSSAVLVMVDGHGRKQTFFSPGANHRLSIRDVLRSAERIATAKVLLVQLEVPLDAVQAAVRLARAAGVRVVLDPAPAVPLPEVLLEDVHVIRPNAVEARALTGIPVHGRASARRAARNLLLRGVGAAIIAAPGGSLLVSREEEAWLPELPVDTVDTTGAGDAFSAALCVALAEGQSLLSAARFAHAAAAIATTRLGTQAGLPYRDEVEGLLADVRPDVRPAPP; encoded by the coding sequence ATGAGCCCGCGCATCGCGGTGGTGGGCGGCGTGGCCACGGACTACCTGGTGCACGGGCGGTCATTTCCGGAGCCGGGAGGCAGCGCCGAGGGCGACGTCTTCCAGGAGGCGCTCGGAGGAAAGGGGGCCAACGGCGCGGTGGCCGCCGTGAGGCTGGGGGCGCGGGCCTCGCTGGTGGCGCGAGTGGGGTCGGATGGGCGCGGCCTGAGGCAGGTGGCGTGGCTGGAGCGGGAAGGCGTTGCGCTGGAGGGGGTGGTGCCTGATGCGGAGGCGCCTTCGAGCGCGGTGCTGGTGATGGTGGATGGGCACGGGAGGAAGCAGACCTTCTTCTCGCCGGGCGCCAATCACAGACTGTCCATCCGGGATGTGCTGCGGAGCGCGGAGCGGATCGCGACCGCGAAGGTATTGCTCGTGCAGTTGGAGGTGCCGCTGGACGCGGTCCAGGCGGCGGTCCGTCTGGCGCGAGCGGCCGGAGTCCGGGTGGTGTTGGATCCCGCGCCAGCCGTGCCGCTGCCGGAGGTGCTGTTGGAGGATGTGCACGTCATCCGGCCCAACGCCGTCGAAGCCCGGGCGCTGACCGGCATCCCGGTGCATGGCCGTGCTTCCGCGCGGAGAGCCGCCCGCAACCTGCTGCTGCGCGGCGTGGGAGCGGCCATCATCGCGGCACCCGGAGGCAGTCTGCTGGTGTCGCGGGAGGAGGAGGCGTGGCTGCCTGAGTTGCCGGTGGACACGGTGGATACGACCGGAGCGGGGGATGCGTTCTCCGCGGCGCTCTGTGTGGCCCTGGCTGAAGGCCAGTCGTTGCTCTCGGCCGCGCGCTTCGCGCACGCCGCGGCCGCCATCGCGACGACACGGCTGGGGACGCAGGCGGGACTGCCCTACCGGGATGAAGTGGAGGGCCTGCTCGCGGACGTGAGGCCGGACGTGCGGCCCGCGCCGCCGTAG
- a CDS encoding response regulator transcription factor has translation MELNSTGREIRVALLEDQQVFRESLVALLEGAGMKVVARCAETGAFLSNVRAAAPDVAVVDLRLEHVGREGSEDGLRALKYLHDFHPQVRALVLSGHQAPDVVERCFQAGASGYLCKLNVGIDDVVRAVGRVARGERLLPVDMLQASAMHLDDLQMPASALSRLTLREREVLGYVAAGADNLKIAAHLGITERTVKAHLTSIYRKLGPENRAQLAVMACELGVTRPVLA, from the coding sequence ATGGAACTGAACTCAACGGGGCGGGAGATCCGCGTCGCGCTGCTGGAGGATCAGCAGGTGTTCCGCGAGAGCCTGGTGGCCCTGCTGGAAGGCGCGGGGATGAAGGTGGTGGCCCGGTGCGCGGAGACGGGCGCGTTCCTGTCCAACGTGCGCGCGGCCGCGCCGGACGTGGCGGTGGTGGACCTGCGGCTGGAGCACGTGGGCCGCGAGGGCTCGGAGGATGGCTTGCGCGCGCTGAAGTACCTGCATGACTTCCATCCGCAGGTGCGCGCGCTGGTGCTGTCCGGGCACCAGGCGCCGGACGTGGTGGAGCGCTGCTTCCAGGCGGGAGCTTCGGGCTACCTGTGCAAGCTGAACGTGGGCATCGATGACGTGGTGCGGGCCGTGGGCCGCGTGGCCCGGGGCGAGCGGCTCCTGCCCGTGGACATGCTCCAGGCCAGCGCCATGCACCTGGACGACCTCCAGATGCCGGCCTCCGCGCTGTCGCGGCTGACGCTGCGCGAGCGCGAGGTGCTGGGCTACGTGGCGGCCGGCGCGGACAACCTGAAGATCGCCGCGCACCTGGGCATCACCGAGCGCACGGTGAAGGCCCACCTGACGAGCATCTACCGCAAGCTGGGGCCGGAGAACCGCGCCCAGCTCGCGGTGATGGCGTGCGAGCTGGGCGTGACCCGTCCCGTGCTGGCCTGA
- a CDS encoding serine/threonine-protein kinase, with protein MLAPSPLICSCGQPHSDAEACPTLMRGLDLNGGTILYAGTPPPGPAAALHAAPPTPMSSPTPVVPSLVGQEFGRFRVVRELGRGGMGTVFLAEHTLIQKRVAIKVLHAHLAQAPELVARFLSEARTLTLVQHENVVTLYDLDSRDGRPYLVMEYLEGDSLANFARGPMAPALVVDLMTQVCDALGAAHAHGIVHRDLKPANVFLVPSPSGKQRVKLLDFGIAKLLSRPAGEMTTEVGVLLGTPEFMAPEQCGDGIVDARSDLYAAGVLAYLLLTGQVPFYGRTAAEILVGHLQKDPVPPHELNPAVPEALSRVLLRALAKRPEHRFASAAELKTALEASLAPPPAPTAAPLTALLRGQGTQAPVELKGEWVGRSGLFFQSSAPPPALLSDVSLVLRLPGGELPCTAQVVRHVTAEQAQAWNMSPGFGVQLRDASPTFQAQLAQLRNTPSATSARTAATAAIPTPEDAQAEGVLQGFRRRLAGDPYAVLELPRDATLEAVRTAAQRARGALELLKARPLSEGQRAQVDRALERVSGALHTLGHVERRVEYDATLGNVEGIERCLAAGLTATMLEQCRRRFLAGNTGREGRAAVHRLSGDALASVGRLEEALAAYELAVRADPLDLEGLKRWRFLRARVRGSAAPR; from the coding sequence GTGCTCGCCCCGTCGCCCCTCATCTGTTCCTGCGGTCAGCCCCACTCGGACGCGGAGGCGTGTCCCACGCTGATGCGCGGGCTGGACCTCAACGGCGGCACGATTCTCTACGCCGGCACGCCGCCGCCGGGACCCGCGGCGGCGCTGCACGCTGCTCCGCCCACGCCCATGTCGTCTCCCACGCCAGTGGTGCCTTCCCTCGTGGGCCAGGAGTTCGGCCGCTTCCGCGTCGTGCGCGAGCTGGGCCGCGGCGGCATGGGCACCGTGTTCCTCGCGGAGCACACGCTCATCCAGAAGCGCGTGGCCATCAAGGTGCTCCACGCGCACCTGGCCCAGGCCCCGGAGCTCGTCGCGCGCTTCCTCTCCGAAGCCCGCACGCTCACGCTCGTGCAGCACGAGAACGTCGTCACCCTCTACGACCTGGACTCGCGCGACGGGCGCCCGTACCTCGTCATGGAGTACCTGGAGGGGGACAGCCTGGCCAACTTCGCCCGCGGCCCCATGGCCCCGGCGCTGGTGGTGGACCTGATGACGCAGGTGTGTGACGCCCTGGGCGCCGCGCACGCGCACGGCATCGTCCACCGCGACCTGAAGCCCGCCAACGTCTTCCTCGTCCCCAGCCCCAGCGGCAAGCAGCGCGTGAAGCTGCTCGACTTCGGCATCGCCAAGCTCCTGTCCCGCCCCGCCGGGGAGATGACCACCGAGGTGGGCGTCCTGCTGGGCACGCCGGAGTTCATGGCCCCCGAGCAGTGCGGCGACGGCATCGTGGACGCGCGCAGCGACCTCTACGCGGCCGGCGTGCTCGCGTACCTGCTGCTCACCGGCCAGGTGCCCTTCTACGGCCGCACCGCCGCCGAAATCCTGGTGGGCCACCTGCAGAAGGACCCCGTCCCGCCGCATGAGCTGAACCCCGCCGTGCCGGAGGCCCTGTCGCGGGTGCTGCTGCGCGCGCTGGCCAAGCGGCCCGAGCACCGCTTCGCCTCCGCCGCGGAGCTGAAAACGGCCCTGGAGGCCTCGCTCGCGCCGCCGCCCGCGCCCACCGCCGCGCCGCTCACCGCGCTCCTGCGCGGCCAGGGCACGCAGGCCCCGGTGGAGCTCAAGGGCGAGTGGGTGGGCCGCTCCGGCCTCTTCTTCCAGTCGTCCGCCCCGCCTCCCGCGCTCCTGTCGGACGTGTCGCTGGTGCTGCGGCTGCCCGGCGGCGAGCTGCCGTGCACCGCGCAGGTGGTGCGCCACGTCACCGCCGAGCAGGCCCAGGCGTGGAACATGTCCCCGGGCTTCGGCGTCCAGCTGCGCGACGCGAGCCCCACCTTCCAGGCCCAGCTGGCCCAGCTTCGCAACACCCCGAGCGCCACGTCCGCGCGGACCGCCGCCACCGCCGCCATCCCCACGCCCGAGGACGCGCAGGCGGAAGGAGTCCTCCAGGGTTTTCGCCGGCGGCTCGCCGGGGACCCGTACGCCGTGCTGGAGCTGCCGCGTGACGCCACGCTGGAGGCCGTGCGCACCGCGGCCCAGCGCGCCCGCGGGGCGCTGGAGCTGCTCAAGGCCCGCCCGCTGTCGGAGGGCCAGCGCGCCCAGGTGGACCGGGCGCTGGAGCGCGTGTCCGGGGCGCTCCACACGCTGGGCCACGTGGAGCGGCGCGTGGAGTACGACGCCACGCTGGGCAACGTGGAGGGCATCGAGCGGTGCCTCGCCGCGGGCCTGACCGCCACCATGCTGGAGCAGTGCCGCCGCCGCTTCCTCGCGGGCAACACCGGCCGCGAGGGCCGCGCCGCCGTCCACCGCCTGTCCGGTGACGCGCTCGCGTCCGTGGGCCGGCTGGAGGAGGCGCTCGCCGCCTATGAGCTGGCGGTCCGCGCGGACCCGTTGGATTTGGAGGGGCTCAAGCGCTGGCGCTTCCTCCGGGCCCGCGTGCGGGGCTCGGCCGCTCCCCGGTAG
- a CDS encoding SMI1/KNR4 family protein, whose translation MSMNALLEEVSRLHHARPPATPAQLDAFEHRVGWRLDPDLRAFYLHCDGADLFDRVDPAFSFPPLSELRRARIVMSQADTDQSGPASWYALCEVRDGNYVLLDVSQQHDGRYPLRDGFREGFPDPAQCPQVASSFSEFLAGALRSNGRWFWLKKLMQDG comes from the coding sequence ATGTCGATGAACGCCCTGCTCGAAGAGGTCTCGCGCCTCCACCACGCTCGCCCTCCCGCGACGCCCGCGCAGCTCGATGCCTTCGAACATCGCGTCGGATGGCGCCTCGACCCGGACCTCCGCGCCTTCTACCTGCACTGCGACGGCGCGGACCTGTTCGACCGCGTCGACCCCGCGTTCTCCTTCCCCCCGCTGTCGGAGCTCCGCCGCGCGCGAATCGTCATGAGTCAGGCCGACACGGACCAGTCAGGGCCCGCGTCCTGGTACGCCCTCTGCGAGGTCCGCGATGGGAACTACGTCCTGCTCGACGTGAGCCAGCAGCACGACGGCCGCTATCCCCTGCGCGACGGCTTCCGCGAAGGCTTCCCGGATCCGGCGCAGTGCCCGCAGGTCGCCAGCTCGTTCTCCGAGTTCCTGGCGGGCGCGCTCCGCTCCAACGGCCGCTGGTTCTGGCTGAAGAAGCTGATGCAGGACGGGTGA
- a CDS encoding CheR family methyltransferase: MATKPPRDNELEAILEKVRQVRNFDFRNYKRATLQRRIERRMQATRCRSRAAYLTLLERDPVEVSTLVSSMLIKLTCFFRDKEVWQALEQSVGELIRQRPDTELRIWSAGCATGEEAYSLAIIAAEALGPGYPGAELKVFGTDVDEDAIATARRGVYAPEQLENVSPERLARFFVRTGNSYTVRKEIRRAVVFGVNNLVSDAPVSRIDIILCRNVFIYLDAELQKRVLARFQFALRRNGLMVLGRSELIPFAARLFRPIDLARRIYRKDGQAEVTSTTQDRLPPEPSTLPRLFEPGMDSERSFLRNLLDSHPCPHIATDNDGTVTLWSRAAARMWNRNEGEMLGKKLATLGLPGLGGDLLVDQSQRVRSGHSEREVADGVMEVANGDPLSLRIQVVPLREAGGGRQQGLLYIIHDVTHLRGVEQNLRAAQEEVQAMQLRMQSSTEELRASNEELETTNEELQSANEELQTTNEELQSTNEELETTNEELQSANSELDATNRELAHRTLEMDALTFRQHTIIRTLSAAVLVLDGDGRITTWNLAAERLLGLTERETVGQFLWSLHVPALKRALLLKLRRHLQEKRSLRMESIPYQLPHGGKGSATLVATPLITDTHVLGSIILFEDTTRATALLEENQLLRERLKA; encoded by the coding sequence ATGGCGACCAAGCCTCCACGAGACAACGAGCTCGAAGCCATCCTGGAGAAGGTGCGCCAGGTGCGGAACTTCGACTTCCGCAATTACAAGCGGGCGACGTTGCAGCGGCGCATCGAGCGGCGGATGCAGGCCACGCGCTGCCGCAGCCGGGCCGCCTACCTGACGTTGCTGGAGCGCGACCCCGTGGAGGTGAGCACGCTCGTCTCCTCCATGCTCATCAAGCTGACGTGCTTCTTCCGGGACAAGGAGGTCTGGCAGGCGTTGGAGCAGAGCGTGGGGGAGCTCATCCGCCAGCGGCCGGACACGGAGCTGCGCATCTGGAGCGCGGGCTGCGCCACCGGCGAGGAGGCGTACTCGCTGGCCATCATCGCGGCGGAGGCGTTGGGGCCAGGCTATCCCGGCGCGGAGCTGAAGGTGTTCGGCACGGACGTGGACGAGGACGCCATCGCCACCGCGCGCCGGGGCGTCTATGCGCCGGAGCAGTTGGAGAATGTCTCACCGGAGCGGCTGGCGCGCTTCTTCGTGCGCACCGGCAACAGCTACACGGTGCGCAAGGAGATCCGCCGCGCGGTGGTGTTCGGCGTGAACAACCTGGTGTCGGACGCGCCGGTGTCGCGCATCGACATCATCCTGTGCCGCAACGTCTTCATCTACCTGGACGCGGAGCTGCAGAAGCGGGTGCTGGCGCGCTTCCAGTTCGCGCTGCGCCGCAACGGCCTGATGGTGCTGGGCCGCTCGGAGCTCATCCCCTTCGCCGCCCGGCTCTTCCGTCCCATCGACCTGGCCCGGCGCATCTACCGCAAGGACGGCCAGGCGGAGGTGACCAGCACGACGCAGGACCGGTTGCCGCCGGAGCCCTCCACCCTGCCGCGCCTCTTCGAGCCCGGCATGGACTCCGAGCGCTCGTTCCTGCGCAACCTCCTGGACTCGCATCCCTGTCCGCACATCGCCACGGACAACGACGGCACGGTGACGCTGTGGAGCCGCGCGGCGGCCCGGATGTGGAACCGCAACGAGGGCGAGATGCTGGGCAAGAAGCTGGCGACGCTGGGCCTGCCCGGCCTCGGCGGCGACCTGCTCGTCGACCAGAGCCAGCGCGTGCGCTCCGGCCACTCCGAGCGGGAGGTGGCCGACGGGGTGATGGAGGTCGCCAACGGAGACCCCCTCAGCCTGCGCATCCAGGTGGTGCCCCTGCGAGAGGCGGGGGGAGGCCGGCAGCAGGGCCTGCTGTACATCATCCACGACGTCACCCACCTGCGCGGCGTGGAGCAGAACCTGCGCGCGGCGCAGGAGGAGGTGCAGGCCATGCAGCTGCGCATGCAGTCCTCCACGGAGGAGCTGCGCGCGTCCAACGAGGAACTGGAGACGACCAACGAGGAGCTCCAGTCCGCGAACGAGGAGCTGCAGACGACCAACGAGGAGCTCCAGTCCACCAACGAGGAGTTGGAGACGACCAACGAGGAGCTGCAGTCGGCCAACTCGGAGCTGGACGCCACCAACCGGGAGCTGGCGCACCGCACGCTGGAGATGGACGCGCTCACCTTCCGCCAGCACACCATCATCCGCACCCTCTCCGCCGCGGTGCTGGTGCTGGACGGCGACGGCCGCATCACCACGTGGAACCTGGCCGCGGAGCGGCTCCTGGGCCTCACCGAGCGCGAAACGGTGGGCCAGTTCCTGTGGTCCCTGCACGTGCCCGCGCTGAAGCGCGCGCTGCTGCTCAAGCTGCGCCGCCACCTGCAGGAGAAGCGCTCGCTGCGAATGGAGAGCATCCCCTACCAACTGCCGCACGGGGGCAAGGGCAGCGCCACGCTGGTGGCCACGCCGCTCATCACCGACACGCACGTGCTGGGCTCCATCATCCTCTTCGAGGACACGACCCGGGCCACCGCCCTCCTGGAGGAGAACCAGCTCCTGCGGGAGAGGCTCAAGGCATGA
- a CDS encoding sensor histidine kinase: MSPHREPPPGSSAGRDTDARESQGLLHKYRELLKKHSALVRKLGEHTRRQVITLKLSRWALETSASALAVMNASSVVLANSHWHVLGRLRGPWRREDDGAERMALRDVGQAEAAAVLALPEVARVTRYRQAREAQPRVLEVRAERATGHMQGQVLVLARDITEQVRAEEELTTARATLLEREKVRALGELAAGIAHDLRSTLDAMRLRLELLQRDMAPAGQGQQHLEALARVVADAEARVDRLQDFSRGKPGNILERVQLMNVVRDAVEIVRGGIEHQARQGGHALRLDVELPNGLPQVCGSAMELRYVIINLLINARDAMPRGGVIRVRAFRFGRTVRLTVEDEGTGIPEEHLPNIFKPFFTTKGDKGSGLGLSMAHGVVTQSGGTLTAANRPEGGAVFTLTFPALKAAPPPARGGAR; this comes from the coding sequence ATGAGCCCCCACCGCGAGCCTCCGCCCGGGTCCTCCGCCGGCAGGGACACGGACGCGCGGGAGTCCCAGGGGCTCCTGCACAAGTACCGCGAGCTCCTGAAGAAGCACTCCGCCCTGGTGCGCAAACTGGGGGAGCACACCCGGCGCCAGGTCATCACGCTCAAGCTGTCACGCTGGGCACTGGAGACCAGCGCCAGCGCGCTCGCGGTGATGAACGCCTCCAGCGTGGTGCTGGCCAACAGCCACTGGCATGTGCTGGGGCGGCTGCGCGGGCCCTGGCGGCGTGAGGACGACGGCGCGGAGCGCATGGCCCTGCGCGACGTGGGCCAGGCGGAGGCCGCGGCGGTGCTCGCGCTCCCCGAAGTCGCGCGCGTCACCCGTTACCGGCAGGCGCGCGAGGCCCAGCCCCGGGTGCTGGAGGTGCGCGCCGAGCGCGCCACCGGCCACATGCAGGGACAGGTGCTGGTGCTCGCGCGCGACATCACCGAACAGGTGCGCGCCGAGGAGGAGCTGACGACCGCGCGCGCCACCCTGCTGGAGCGCGAGAAGGTGCGCGCCCTGGGGGAGCTGGCGGCGGGCATCGCGCACGACCTGCGCTCCACGCTCGACGCCATGCGGCTGCGGCTGGAGCTGCTCCAGCGCGACATGGCCCCCGCGGGCCAGGGCCAGCAGCACCTGGAGGCGCTCGCGCGCGTCGTGGCCGACGCGGAGGCGCGCGTGGACCGGCTCCAGGACTTCTCCCGCGGCAAGCCCGGCAACATCCTGGAGCGCGTCCAGTTGATGAACGTGGTCCGCGACGCGGTGGAGATCGTCCGGGGCGGCATCGAGCACCAGGCGCGCCAGGGCGGCCATGCCCTGCGCCTGGACGTGGAGCTGCCCAACGGGCTTCCCCAGGTGTGCGGCTCCGCCATGGAGCTGCGCTACGTCATCATCAACCTGCTCATCAACGCGCGCGACGCCATGCCCCGGGGCGGCGTCATCCGCGTGCGGGCCTTCCGGTTCGGGAGGACGGTGCGGCTCACGGTGGAGGACGAGGGCACCGGCATCCCGGAGGAACACCTGCCGAACATCTTCAAGCCCTTCTTCACCACCAAGGGCGACAAGGGCAGCGGCCTGGGGCTGTCCATGGCCCACGGCGTGGTGACGCAGTCGGGCGGCACGCTCACCGCGGCCAACCGTCCGGAAGGAGGCGCGGTGTTCACGCTCACCTTCCCCGCGCTGAAGGCCGCGCCCCCTCCGGCGCGCGGCGGAGCGCGCTGA
- a CDS encoding dienelactone hydrolase family protein — MVPVDDAVLVRGRLAVPSGARGVVVLARGSDSSLQSPRLAQTARLFQAMGLGTLLMDLLTREEMEERRTRQLRFNVGLLGMRMAGAARWLRREGPTAGLNVGYFGAHTGAGAALSAAAFRPDQVEAVVSRGGRPDLAGAVLPKVQAPTLLLVGGADTLGLDINRRAYEALRADKRMDIIPGATHHFQEDSELEQVAELAGEWFLQHLGGSREALEDGASP, encoded by the coding sequence ATGGTGCCGGTCGATGATGCCGTCCTCGTCCGGGGGCGGCTGGCGGTGCCCTCGGGGGCCCGGGGCGTGGTGGTGCTGGCGCGCGGCAGCGACAGCAGCCTCCAGAGTCCACGGCTCGCGCAGACCGCGCGCCTGTTCCAGGCGATGGGGCTGGGCACCTTGCTGATGGACCTGCTCACCCGCGAGGAGATGGAGGAGCGCAGGACGCGGCAGCTGCGCTTCAACGTGGGCCTCCTGGGCATGCGCATGGCGGGCGCGGCGCGGTGGCTCAGACGCGAGGGCCCCACCGCGGGCCTGAACGTGGGCTACTTCGGCGCGCACACCGGCGCGGGCGCGGCGCTGTCCGCCGCGGCCTTCCGGCCCGACCAGGTGGAGGCCGTCGTGTCGCGGGGCGGCCGTCCGGACCTGGCCGGCGCGGTGCTGCCCAAGGTGCAGGCCCCCACGCTGCTCCTGGTGGGCGGCGCGGACACGCTGGGCCTGGACATCAACCGCCGGGCCTACGAGGCGCTCCGCGCCGACAAGCGCATGGACATCATCCCGGGCGCCACCCACCACTTCCAGGAGGACTCGGAGCTGGAACAGGTGGCCGAGCTCGCCGGGGAGTGGTTCCTCCAGCACCTGGGCGGCTCCCGGGAAGCGCTGGAGGACGGCGCGTCCCCCTGA
- a CDS encoding response regulator, producing the protein MSETKIRVLIVDDDPDQLALTERSLSSYNFEVRTHRSSLGVSNLVRTTAPDLVLLDVNIPALSGDKVLTLARQQAPENTRFVLYSASDESKLRALALAAGADGYLSKSTQGADLARKLERLHKRPRVAAGT; encoded by the coding sequence ATGTCGGAGACGAAGATTCGCGTCCTCATCGTGGACGATGACCCGGACCAGCTCGCGCTGACGGAGCGCTCGTTGTCCTCGTACAACTTCGAGGTGCGGACGCACCGTTCGTCCCTGGGGGTCTCCAACCTGGTGCGCACCACGGCGCCGGACCTGGTGCTCCTGGACGTGAACATCCCCGCGCTGAGCGGCGACAAGGTGCTGACGCTGGCCCGGCAGCAGGCGCCGGAGAACACCCGCTTCGTCCTCTACTCCGCCTCCGACGAGTCGAAGCTGCGCGCGTTGGCGCTGGCGGCGGGCGCGGACGGCTACCTCTCCAAGAGCACGCAGGGCGCGGACCTGGCGCGCAAGCTGGAGCGGCTGCACAAGCGCCCGCGCGTCGCCGCGGGCACCTGA
- a CDS encoding ABC1 kinase family protein, giving the protein MASEPDDKLPPQGRFNRLRKLAGLSMHVGSEVLKAGAKQLSGSSPTDLLSLGTAEKLVATLGEMKGAAMKLGQALSMDPDLLTPEVRQMMARLQNQAPAMSYAQVSRVVQEELGAPPETLFKEFSPTALAAASLGQVHRAVLHDGRPVAVKVQYPGIDVSMVHDMDNLGLVVKTVSKTSRMMDGTAYFQEFRDELMLELDYRREAKLAQGFAKSVARLPDLYVPQVIEERSAHRVLTLELLEGQTLKDWVTTSPDPTERFRVARQLIRATYGPFLDAGEIHADPHPGNFMVMPDGRMGLLDFGSIKRFSPGFVAANRRMFQQALRLETLDVLGLCREVGFSVELPEAEAELLLREVLHIAGRPMRTAPYDYGTCDINRDMRNHFTKNAARIMRIRPPPEAMMFFRATGGLAQNLRLVGAQGDFRQVFLEVGALVGE; this is encoded by the coding sequence ATGGCTTCCGAACCCGACGACAAGCTGCCGCCCCAGGGGCGCTTCAACCGCCTGCGCAAGCTGGCGGGCCTCTCCATGCACGTGGGCTCGGAGGTGCTCAAGGCGGGCGCCAAACAGCTGTCCGGGAGCAGCCCCACGGACCTGCTCAGCCTGGGCACCGCGGAGAAGCTGGTGGCCACGCTGGGGGAGATGAAGGGCGCGGCCATGAAGCTGGGCCAGGCCCTCTCCATGGACCCGGACCTGCTCACCCCGGAGGTGCGGCAGATGATGGCCCGGCTGCAGAACCAGGCCCCCGCCATGTCCTACGCGCAGGTGTCGCGCGTGGTGCAGGAGGAGCTGGGCGCGCCGCCGGAGACGCTGTTCAAGGAGTTCTCCCCGACCGCGCTCGCCGCCGCGTCGCTGGGCCAGGTGCACCGCGCGGTGCTGCATGACGGCCGCCCCGTCGCCGTGAAGGTGCAGTACCCCGGCATCGACGTGTCCATGGTCCACGACATGGACAACCTGGGGCTCGTCGTGAAGACGGTGTCCAAGACGTCGCGGATGATGGACGGCACCGCCTACTTCCAGGAGTTCCGCGACGAGCTCATGCTGGAGCTGGACTACCGCCGCGAGGCGAAGCTCGCGCAGGGCTTCGCGAAGAGCGTGGCGCGGCTGCCGGATTTGTACGTGCCCCAGGTCATCGAGGAGCGCAGCGCCCACCGCGTGCTCACGCTGGAGCTGTTGGAGGGCCAGACGCTCAAGGACTGGGTGACGACGTCGCCGGACCCCACGGAGCGCTTCCGCGTCGCGCGCCAGCTCATCCGCGCCACCTACGGGCCCTTCCTGGACGCGGGCGAAATCCACGCCGATCCGCACCCCGGCAACTTCATGGTGATGCCGGACGGGCGCATGGGCCTGTTGGACTTCGGCTCCATCAAGCGCTTCAGCCCGGGCTTCGTCGCGGCCAACCGCCGCATGTTCCAGCAGGCGCTGCGGCTGGAGACGCTGGACGTGCTGGGCCTGTGCCGCGAGGTGGGCTTCTCCGTGGAGCTGCCGGAGGCGGAGGCGGAGTTGCTGCTGCGCGAGGTGCTCCACATCGCCGGGCGGCCCATGCGCACGGCGCCGTATGACTACGGCACCTGCGACATCAACCGCGACATGCGCAACCACTTCACGAAGAACGCCGCGCGCATCATGCGCATCCGGCCGCCCCCGGAGGCGATGATGTTCTTCCGCGCCACCGGCGGCCTGGCGCAGAACCTGCGCCTCGTGGGCGCGCAGGGCGACTTCCGGCAGGTGTTCCTGGAGGTCGGCGCGCTCGTGGGCGAGTAG